The proteins below are encoded in one region of Rhodopirellula islandica:
- a CDS encoding cupin domain-containing protein — MDIPQITTGSDAEQGAMGQIYLATGKHVALRRWEESPGVFSKPTTRDYEAVGYLLEGALELELDGGTAQLSVGDSWLVPAGAIHRYRVLKPIVAIEATSPPARFGDRDKPV; from the coding sequence ATGGACATTCCGCAAATCACAACTGGATCCGACGCCGAGCAAGGTGCGATGGGGCAGATTTATTTGGCGACTGGAAAGCACGTCGCTCTTCGCCGGTGGGAGGAAAGCCCGGGCGTGTTCAGCAAGCCAACGACCCGTGACTACGAGGCCGTCGGTTACCTGTTGGAAGGTGCCTTGGAGTTGGAGTTGGATGGGGGAACGGCGCAATTGAGCGTCGGCGATTCCTGGCTCGTACCGGCAGGTGCGATTCATCGATATCGCGTGCTCAAACCCATCGTCGCGATCGAAGCAACCAGCCCACCAGCTCGTTTCGGAGACCGTGATAAACCGGTGTGA
- a CDS encoding Rho termination factor N-terminal domain-containing protein yields MAKWTEKDGRQYEHIKESELDRGQTEEEAEEIAARTVNKQRRNEGRTPNRTTQGTGNPNASLEDRTVKELHNLASELAIEGRSKMNKSDLIQAIRSERS; encoded by the coding sequence ATGGCCAAGTGGACGGAAAAAGACGGTCGCCAGTACGAGCACATCAAAGAAAGTGAACTGGACCGTGGTCAGACGGAAGAAGAGGCAGAGGAAATCGCGGCTCGCACTGTGAATAAACAACGTCGAAACGAGGGACGAACACCGAATCGAACAACTCAAGGGACAGGCAATCCAAACGCTTCCTTGGAAGATCGAACGGTCAAAGAGTTGCATAACCTAGCTTCCGAACTCGCGATCGAGGGACGAAGCAAGATGAACAAGTCGGATTTGATTCAGGCGATTCGCAGCGAACGGTCTTAA
- a CDS encoding YqaE/Pmp3 family membrane protein: MNFIRLLLVFLLPPVAVYMQIGVGHYFWISLILTLLGFVPGLVYSLYIMASRPPGLSRLS, translated from the coding sequence ATGAACTTCATTCGACTCCTACTGGTCTTTCTCCTTCCACCGGTCGCGGTTTACATGCAAATCGGTGTGGGGCACTATTTTTGGATCAGCTTGATCCTGACGCTGCTCGGATTTGTGCCAGGCCTGGTGTACTCGCTCTACATCATGGCCTCTCGGCCGCCGGGGCTTTCGCGTCTTTCCTAA
- a CDS encoding efflux RND transporter periplasmic adaptor subunit codes for MTASSFKPTGHAARLASLVWLIVTVGCAPKEERQFEKAPRPVEVMTLTRTVPVSSYTATGSVQSWKTEDIGFEVSGKVLWVLEPGENIDGRVIDVGGEVVQQGTPLARIDPERYEIAVESAVADLEVARLNKESIEIRLDESLPAEMESARANLALAEMEFSRIDNLKQQNAASKSEYDQARNLVQTRLASLSGLQATEKQTRAELKSAESQIRRAEQTLRDAQRDLEHTTLFGSYQGQISAVNVVPGSVVNAGDPVLTLQMTNPIKVEVELSAKQSRSMRSRRQLPISYALADGTQRHTNGLVYNVDASADPGTRTFTMTMLLLNERMRDRLPGDLPDDKVARSEDLWPLRLNRMMGTSEEVVLVEEESIHRDDEGSFIYLVANSKLRERLPEVLKVRQQRLQENKLRIPFLGNWVFRSVQMLGENGEPIDIDLESLYVGKLAGDPNMDPAEAKQGGNPPRNWDGESVVLDPGAEWMLRPGELVTVDLADQNEGKGFFVPFDAIDEESGQTFLYEIKDGLASKVGVEVVARENLDTGSMIEVQSPELREGLQVVVRGVHFLTDGERVRKVGAPRRLDELEEGHLIGSPVPPMVVEGSAE; via the coding sequence ATGACAGCTTCTTCTTTCAAACCAACGGGGCATGCAGCCCGCTTGGCATCCCTTGTTTGGTTGATCGTGACGGTGGGGTGCGCACCAAAGGAAGAACGCCAGTTCGAAAAGGCGCCGCGACCTGTCGAAGTGATGACGCTGACGCGAACCGTTCCGGTTTCGTCCTATACCGCGACGGGCAGCGTGCAGTCTTGGAAGACCGAGGACATCGGTTTTGAGGTCAGTGGAAAAGTCTTGTGGGTTTTGGAACCAGGAGAAAACATCGACGGACGAGTCATCGACGTGGGCGGCGAAGTGGTTCAGCAGGGAACACCGCTTGCGCGGATCGATCCGGAACGCTACGAAATCGCCGTCGAGTCTGCGGTGGCGGATTTGGAAGTCGCTCGGTTGAACAAGGAAAGCATCGAAATACGGCTGGACGAGTCGTTGCCGGCGGAGATGGAATCGGCCCGAGCGAACTTGGCACTCGCCGAGATGGAGTTCTCACGCATTGATAATTTGAAACAGCAAAACGCTGCCTCCAAAAGCGAATACGACCAAGCTCGAAACCTCGTCCAAACCCGTTTGGCTTCGTTGAGTGGATTGCAGGCCACGGAAAAGCAGACCCGTGCGGAACTGAAGTCGGCCGAGTCGCAAATTCGACGCGCTGAACAAACGCTGCGCGACGCTCAACGCGATTTGGAACACACCACCTTGTTTGGTTCGTATCAGGGGCAAATTTCGGCGGTGAATGTTGTTCCTGGCAGTGTGGTCAACGCGGGGGATCCCGTGCTGACATTGCAGATGACCAACCCGATCAAGGTCGAGGTGGAGCTGTCGGCCAAACAATCGCGATCGATGCGGAGTCGCCGTCAGTTGCCCATTTCATACGCCCTGGCCGATGGAACCCAGCGTCATACCAACGGGTTGGTCTACAACGTGGACGCGAGTGCGGATCCCGGTACTCGAACCTTCACGATGACGATGTTGTTGTTGAATGAGCGAATGCGAGACCGATTGCCGGGAGATCTACCCGATGACAAAGTGGCTCGCTCGGAAGACCTTTGGCCCCTGCGACTCAATCGCATGATGGGGACTTCGGAGGAAGTGGTCTTGGTGGAAGAAGAGTCCATTCATCGCGACGACGAAGGTTCCTTTATCTATCTCGTCGCCAACAGCAAGCTGCGAGAACGCTTGCCAGAGGTCTTGAAAGTCCGCCAGCAGCGTTTGCAGGAGAACAAACTCAGGATTCCCTTCTTGGGGAACTGGGTTTTTCGAAGCGTTCAAATGCTGGGCGAGAACGGGGAACCGATCGACATCGATTTGGAGTCTTTGTATGTCGGGAAATTAGCAGGCGATCCCAATATGGATCCTGCGGAGGCGAAGCAAGGCGGAAACCCGCCCCGGAATTGGGACGGCGAGTCGGTGGTCTTGGACCCAGGGGCCGAATGGATGTTGCGTCCAGGTGAATTGGTGACAGTTGACTTGGCGGACCAAAATGAAGGCAAAGGTTTCTTTGTGCCGTTCGATGCGATCGACGAGGAGTCAGGTCAAACGTTTCTCTATGAGATCAAGGATGGACTGGCTTCCAAAGTTGGCGTTGAAGTGGTCGCTCGGGAAAATCTGGACACTGGTTCGATGATCGAAGTGCAATCGCCGGAGCTTCGCGAAGGATTGCAAGTCGTCGTTCGTGGGGTTCACTTTCTGACCGACGGCGAACGAGTGCGAAAAGTGGGAGCGCCTCGACGACTGGATGAACTGGAAGAGGGGCATTTGATTGGTAGCCCGGTGCCACCGATGGTGGTGGAGGGATCCGCAGAATGA
- a CDS encoding SDR family NAD(P)-dependent oxidoreductase has translation MTQHNTALITGASSGIGRELAIQFAMGGDDVVLVARSEDKLRELATEIESQSGRHATVIPCDLSRPEAVDQLCHELTQRSIPIDTLVNNAGFGALGKFSELSADRQTDMVMVNVVALTRLTRQLLPNMLQKNRGGILNVGSIAAYQAGPNMAVYYATKAYVLSFTEGLREELSGTSLHVTCLEPGPTESGFGADSGMGNLDMFSSTTMTADAVARAGYEGYMKNEDVVIPGWKNRLMVTSAGFLPRFATRKLVGKMQSA, from the coding sequence ATGACTCAACACAACACCGCTCTCATCACCGGAGCTTCATCGGGGATTGGACGAGAACTGGCGATCCAATTCGCCATGGGTGGGGACGACGTCGTCCTGGTCGCTCGCAGCGAAGACAAACTTCGTGAATTGGCGACCGAAATCGAATCTCAGTCCGGCCGACATGCCACCGTGATCCCTTGCGATCTGTCTCGTCCTGAGGCCGTGGATCAACTGTGCCATGAACTGACACAACGATCGATCCCAATCGACACGCTGGTCAACAACGCCGGATTTGGTGCCCTCGGAAAATTCTCGGAACTTTCGGCCGATCGTCAGACCGACATGGTGATGGTCAACGTGGTGGCGTTGACTCGTCTCACCCGTCAACTGCTTCCGAACATGCTGCAGAAGAACCGAGGCGGCATTCTCAACGTCGGATCGATTGCGGCTTACCAAGCGGGTCCCAACATGGCGGTTTATTACGCGACCAAGGCGTACGTGCTGTCCTTCACCGAAGGGCTGCGTGAGGAGCTTTCAGGCACTTCCTTGCACGTCACCTGCCTCGAACCCGGCCCGACCGAATCCGGATTTGGTGCCGACTCAGGGATGGGCAACCTGGACATGTTTTCCTCGACCACCATGACCGCCGATGCGGTGGCGCGTGCTGGATACGAAGGCTACATGAAAAACGAAGACGTTGTCATTCCCGGCTGGAAGAACCGTCTGATGGTGACTTCCGCAGGTTTCTTGCCGCGTTTCGCCACTCGGAAATTGGTCGGCAAGATGCAAAGTGCCTGA
- a CDS encoding ZIP family metal transporter encodes MNELAQVLLLTTMAGLAIPIGALVAMVEKISPEWLETELRHSVIAFGGGVLVSAVALVLVPEGIKELSLPWIILAFALGGLVFWGLETLLDRSKSSMAQLVAMLSDFVPEAVALGAAFATGEGAGMLLAVLIGLQNLPEGFNAYRELDSSSELRGWKLIACLAACVPLGPLAGWIGYEHLSSFPRLVDFIMLFAASGILYLTFQDLAPQAKTENQRAPAIGAVLGFLLGLIGNVLLEG; translated from the coding sequence TTGAATGAATTGGCTCAGGTTTTGTTGCTGACCACAATGGCCGGATTGGCGATTCCAATCGGTGCTTTGGTCGCGATGGTCGAAAAGATCTCACCGGAGTGGTTGGAGACAGAACTTCGGCACAGCGTCATCGCATTTGGTGGTGGGGTGTTGGTTTCGGCGGTCGCCTTGGTGCTGGTCCCGGAGGGAATCAAAGAGCTGTCCCTGCCTTGGATCATTCTGGCGTTCGCGTTAGGGGGTCTCGTGTTCTGGGGCTTGGAGACGCTCCTGGATCGTTCAAAGAGTTCGATGGCTCAGTTGGTCGCGATGCTGTCGGACTTTGTGCCGGAAGCGGTCGCACTCGGAGCGGCCTTCGCGACGGGGGAAGGAGCGGGAATGTTGCTCGCCGTGTTGATTGGGCTACAGAATCTTCCGGAAGGCTTCAACGCGTATCGCGAGTTGGACTCCTCGTCCGAGCTGAGAGGCTGGAAACTCATCGCCTGCTTGGCGGCCTGTGTTCCTCTCGGGCCACTTGCGGGTTGGATCGGCTATGAACACCTTTCCAGTTTTCCTCGCCTCGTGGACTTCATCATGTTGTTTGCAGCCAGCGGTATCTTGTATCTCACGTTTCAAGATCTGGCGCCGCAAGCGAAGACTGAAAATCAGCGAGCGCCCGCGATCGGGGCTGTCCTGGGATTTCTCCTCGGCCTCATCGGAAACGTGCTGCTGGAGGGATGA
- a CDS encoding DoxX family protein, producing the protein MVLSSLRRLLFVGRLVCLWLVAALFILAGINHFVSPAFYVQMIPDGWPSPRLLVFVSGFFEVLGGTGLLFRRLRTIAGFGLIALLIAVFPANVHMAMHADRYDAFSQTGLIARLPLQAVLIALVWWVACSKRNREVE; encoded by the coding sequence ATGGTCCTTTCCTCGTTGCGTCGGTTGCTTTTCGTGGGGAGATTGGTGTGCTTGTGGCTGGTCGCCGCTCTATTCATTTTGGCGGGAATCAACCACTTCGTCTCGCCTGCTTTCTATGTTCAGATGATCCCGGACGGTTGGCCCAGCCCCCGATTGCTGGTTTTCGTGTCAGGGTTCTTTGAGGTTCTCGGCGGGACCGGTTTGCTTTTTCGACGGCTTCGCACGATTGCCGGTTTCGGTTTGATTGCGTTGTTAATCGCGGTCTTTCCAGCCAATGTGCACATGGCGATGCACGCTGATCGCTATGATGCGTTTTCACAGACGGGCTTGATTGCTCGACTGCCCTTGCAAGCGGTGTTGATCGCTTTGGTTTGGTGGGTCGCTTGTTCGAAAAGGAATCGCGAAGTTGAATGA
- a CDS encoding DUF1328 domain-containing protein, protein MLGWALTFLVIALIAAALGFGGLAGTAAMVAKVLFVVFLVLFVLGLVMGRRGPTV, encoded by the coding sequence ATGTTGGGTTGGGCTTTGACGTTTTTGGTAATCGCTTTGATCGCTGCCGCATTGGGCTTTGGTGGACTGGCCGGAACCGCTGCGATGGTTGCAAAGGTTTTGTTCGTTGTCTTCTTGGTTCTGTTTGTTCTTGGTTTGGTCATGGGCCGCCGTGGACCAACCGTCTGA
- a CDS encoding NADP-dependent oxidoreductase yields the protein MNTATSKAIQSKQIELVSRPEGMPQKSNFELRTTEVGPIQDGEILVKNRWMSVDPYMRGRMKDSDSYVPPFQIDQPLEGGCIGEVIQSQNADFEEGDMVLGNLGWREYWTSNGGGITKIDPTIAPAQAFLGALGMTGMTAWVGLHKIAQLKKGSTVFVSAASGAVGSIVCQLAKAIECRVIGSAGKQEKIQWLQDKTGIDAVIHYKEVDNLSQELAKHAPDGIDVYFDNVGSDHLEAAIDNMNDFGCCVECGMIATYNATEAPAAPRNLFKVIAKRLRIQGFIVRDHMDAKDEFVSDMAKLIQQDKVVWEESITDGIENAPNAFIGLFEGDNLGKQLVRLS from the coding sequence ATGAACACTGCAACAAGCAAAGCGATTCAATCCAAACAAATCGAGCTGGTATCGCGTCCGGAAGGGATGCCGCAAAAATCAAACTTTGAACTGCGGACAACAGAGGTCGGGCCGATCCAGGACGGCGAGATCCTCGTGAAGAACCGGTGGATGTCGGTGGATCCCTACATGCGAGGCCGCATGAAGGACAGCGACAGCTACGTGCCACCGTTTCAAATCGACCAACCGCTGGAGGGCGGATGCATCGGTGAAGTCATTCAATCGCAGAATGCCGACTTCGAGGAGGGCGACATGGTCCTCGGCAACCTTGGTTGGCGAGAGTACTGGACGTCCAACGGAGGTGGAATCACGAAGATCGATCCCACCATCGCACCGGCTCAAGCCTTCCTGGGTGCCCTCGGCATGACAGGCATGACCGCTTGGGTCGGGCTGCACAAGATCGCGCAGCTCAAAAAAGGGAGCACCGTCTTTGTCTCGGCAGCCTCCGGAGCAGTTGGCTCCATTGTTTGTCAGTTGGCCAAAGCCATCGAGTGCCGCGTGATCGGAAGTGCTGGCAAGCAGGAAAAGATCCAGTGGCTCCAGGACAAGACCGGCATCGATGCGGTCATCCATTACAAAGAAGTCGACAACCTCAGCCAGGAACTTGCCAAGCATGCTCCTGACGGAATCGATGTTTACTTCGACAATGTGGGCAGCGACCACCTCGAAGCAGCCATCGACAACATGAACGACTTCGGTTGCTGCGTCGAATGCGGCATGATCGCGACCTACAACGCCACCGAAGCCCCAGCGGCACCACGCAACCTGTTCAAGGTGATCGCCAAACGCTTGCGAATCCAAGGATTCATCGTCCGAGACCACATGGATGCCAAGGACGAATTTGTGTCCGACATGGCGAAGCTCATTCAACAGGACAAGGTTGTCTGGGAAGAGTCGATCACAGATGGCATTGAAAATGCACCCAATGCCTTCATCGGGCTGTTTGAAGGCGACAATCTTGGAAAGCAACTGGTCCGTCTCAGCTGA
- a CDS encoding DUF1569 domain-containing protein, protein MTNLRTLQFNDLSDAAEEARSLLQAGYTPCGNWSLGQICRHLSLVQNPSVDGYPAWMSLFAFMRPAMRRWLLPKLRRPDSPRGIRTASIFVPPDDVIDQEEVDAFAHSVKRFHSHLGEYAPHPAFGRMSRTEIEEIHSLHAAHHLRFLQRDG, encoded by the coding sequence ATGACGAACCTGAGAACCTTGCAGTTCAACGACTTGAGTGACGCGGCCGAAGAGGCTCGATCGCTCCTGCAAGCTGGATACACCCCCTGTGGCAATTGGTCGCTGGGCCAAATTTGCCGACACCTAAGCCTGGTCCAGAACCCAAGTGTCGATGGCTACCCCGCCTGGATGTCTTTGTTTGCATTCATGCGTCCGGCCATGCGACGCTGGTTGCTGCCCAAACTTCGTCGTCCTGATTCTCCACGCGGAATCCGAACCGCGTCGATATTCGTCCCACCTGATGACGTCATTGACCAAGAAGAAGTCGATGCATTCGCTCACAGTGTCAAACGATTTCATTCACACCTGGGCGAGTACGCACCTCACCCGGCCTTCGGGCGGATGAGCCGGACTGAAATCGAAGAAATTCACTCGCTGCATGCTGCCCATCACCTCCGTTTTCTCCAGCGAGATGGCTGA
- the sugE gene encoding quaternary ammonium compound efflux SMR transporter SugE yields MAWGYLLLAGLLEIGWAVGLKYTEGFSRPVPTLITIVIMIASFFTLSLALREIPLGTGYAIWTGIGAVGTAIAGMILFGESRDAIRLACIAVIVSGIVGLKLASSNSPAPPAQANADSIPPR; encoded by the coding sequence ATGGCTTGGGGTTACTTGTTGCTGGCCGGTTTGCTTGAGATTGGATGGGCCGTTGGATTGAAGTACACCGAAGGATTCTCACGCCCCGTTCCGACGTTGATCACCATCGTGATCATGATCGCGAGTTTCTTCACGCTTTCGTTGGCACTTCGAGAGATTCCACTTGGGACGGGCTATGCGATTTGGACCGGGATCGGTGCCGTTGGAACCGCCATCGCCGGAATGATTCTGTTTGGTGAATCCCGCGACGCGATTCGGTTGGCGTGCATCGCTGTCATCGTGTCGGGGATCGTTGGTTTGAAACTGGCTTCGTCGAACAGCCCTGCCCCGCCCGCTCAGGCAAATGCCGATTCGATCCCGCCTCGTTGA
- a CDS encoding CsbD family protein — MNWDQIEGKWKQVKGQAQQQWGDLTDDDLDRVNGKREELVGVVQERYGLAKDEAEKQVKKFETSCNC, encoded by the coding sequence ATGAATTGGGATCAAATCGAAGGCAAGTGGAAACAGGTCAAAGGTCAAGCTCAGCAGCAATGGGGGGACTTGACCGATGACGACCTTGATCGTGTCAACGGAAAACGCGAGGAGCTGGTTGGCGTCGTCCAAGAACGCTATGGACTGGCGAAAGACGAAGCCGAAAAGCAAGTCAAGAAGTTTGAGACGTCTTGCAATTGTTGA
- a CDS encoding GNAT family N-acetyltransferase, protein MAIRYSVGLSLESTQFIDLLKRSTLAERRPVDDEARIREMLSNADVLVTAHWVEDSAVAHSEAPGKLVGVSRAITDHAYCTYLSDLAVDTDHQGQGIGRELIRRTHQVAGLRTRLILLSAPAAESYYPHVGMQPHDSCWMIPPSDEG, encoded by the coding sequence ATGGCCATCCGATACAGCGTCGGTCTCTCGTTGGAATCGACGCAATTCATTGATCTGCTGAAACGATCCACCTTGGCGGAACGCCGTCCCGTCGACGACGAGGCAAGGATTCGCGAGATGTTGTCGAACGCGGACGTGCTGGTGACCGCTCATTGGGTCGAAGATTCAGCGGTGGCCCATTCGGAAGCACCCGGCAAGCTCGTTGGTGTTTCGCGAGCCATCACCGACCATGCCTACTGCACCTATCTGTCGGATCTTGCCGTCGATACAGATCACCAAGGCCAAGGCATCGGTCGGGAATTGATTCGGCGTACCCATCAAGTCGCTGGCCTGCGAACTCGGCTGATTCTGCTGTCGGCACCTGCGGCGGAAAGCTACTACCCGCATGTCGGAATGCAGCCTCATGATTCTTGCTGGATGATTCCGCCCAGCGACGAAGGCTGA
- a CDS encoding NAD-dependent succinate-semialdehyde dehydrogenase has protein sequence MSITSVNPATNETIREFEPLHKQDAMQAIETAHKTFQNWRCTAFEERKKCLLQFANLLRADSDEYARMITLEMGKRISESQYEIEYCANIAEFYANGAEEFLADQPIERVEANAYLHYEPIGVLMGVMPWNFPFYQVVRFATPNIMAGNTVMVKHASNVPQCAAAIEELYNDCGLPKGVYQNLFIPSDFVESIISDSRVQGVSLTGSEPAGRAVAAQAGKNLKRSVLELGGNDPFIVLDDADLDLTIEQAVKGRMVNAGQSCVASKRFIVVEEVADQFMKGFKAKLQELKLGDPMDEETTLSPLSTEDAAVKLQEQVQSSIDAGATVMLGGDRPDRDGAFFNPTILTDVTPDNPTFDQELFGPVATIYVVADEAAAIQLANRSSYGLGGSVYTKDILRGRRVAEQIETGMMFLNQPTRSQSELPFGGIKNSGYGRELSHLGILEFVNKKLIHLGDQE, from the coding sequence ATGTCGATTACCAGCGTCAATCCAGCCACCAACGAAACCATTCGCGAGTTTGAACCGCTTCACAAGCAAGATGCGATGCAGGCCATCGAAACCGCTCACAAAACGTTTCAAAACTGGCGATGCACGGCATTCGAGGAACGGAAAAAGTGTCTCCTCCAATTTGCCAACCTGTTGCGAGCGGACTCCGACGAATACGCCCGCATGATCACGCTGGAGATGGGCAAACGGATCTCGGAATCGCAATACGAAATCGAATACTGCGCAAACATCGCTGAGTTCTACGCCAACGGGGCGGAGGAATTCTTGGCGGATCAGCCAATCGAACGCGTCGAAGCCAACGCGTACCTGCACTACGAACCGATCGGGGTGCTGATGGGCGTGATGCCTTGGAACTTCCCGTTCTACCAAGTCGTTCGTTTCGCGACGCCCAACATCATGGCGGGCAACACTGTCATGGTGAAACACGCCAGCAACGTGCCGCAGTGCGCTGCCGCGATCGAAGAGCTTTACAACGATTGCGGGCTGCCAAAGGGTGTGTACCAAAACCTGTTCATCCCATCGGACTTCGTCGAATCGATCATTTCCGACTCGCGCGTCCAAGGGGTTTCGCTGACGGGCAGTGAGCCTGCTGGACGAGCGGTCGCGGCTCAGGCAGGCAAGAACCTCAAACGCAGCGTTCTCGAACTGGGCGGCAACGATCCATTCATCGTGCTTGACGATGCGGACCTGGATCTGACGATCGAACAAGCCGTGAAGGGCCGCATGGTCAATGCGGGTCAATCCTGCGTGGCCTCCAAACGCTTCATCGTCGTGGAGGAAGTCGCGGACCAGTTCATGAAAGGCTTCAAGGCCAAGCTTCAGGAACTGAAACTTGGCGATCCAATGGATGAGGAAACCACACTCTCCCCTCTTTCGACCGAGGACGCCGCGGTCAAATTACAAGAGCAAGTCCAATCATCAATCGATGCGGGTGCCACGGTCATGCTGGGCGGCGATCGCCCCGACCGGGATGGTGCGTTCTTCAACCCCACCATCTTGACCGATGTCACACCAGACAACCCGACATTCGATCAGGAACTGTTCGGCCCCGTCGCGACGATTTATGTCGTCGCTGATGAAGCCGCTGCCATTCAACTGGCGAACCGATCTTCGTACGGGTTGGGCGGATCGGTCTACACAAAAGACATCCTGCGAGGACGTCGTGTGGCAGAACAAATTGAAACGGGAATGATGTTCTTGAATCAGCCCACTCGCTCGCAATCCGAACTGCCATTCGGCGGCATCAAGAACTCCGGCTACGGTCGCGAACTTTCGCACCTGGGCATCTTGGAGTTCGTCAACAAGAAACTGATCCACTTAGGAGACCAGGAGTAA
- a CDS encoding tetratricopeptide repeat protein, producing MLDWNRRLRSFAWTSWLGLIAFSSITSADEFAGVSPPTSSTSPDLETASGPSPAQQRMLVMLQQKVAQNPEHSDSWRTLGRLQRRLGDPDAAIASNRKALDLDPFNAAAHFDLGQLLNDQARPDAARFHLQEVLNIAPSSNYADQVRALGIEAPAPAIAQLIAPTTSPDFADQPSAKTGMTSEPFELAHPNDLPAPPNLAGAPTQTVGYEIQTFDGSDDLENRLRQLESEAVNPTSPFRIFLETGLLYNTNVTLTPISRELAQDEQASFQWFASPDLDWKLIRRESSRAGVLFRGYFTANESQFQEFNLASFQPGAFAERDFLFGGNEVIGRMEYVFSNDFFDGNQVGDRHAGTASVTVIRPDLNAWYGYTTVAQSNFEDDGAVPAQTSLDGTTLTFGASHFKRTRWEALPMVALGTDLEYANTKGDDYRYLSINLHGSTDWQISDRWKFTPTWGVGYRNYPDFTDPIGRDEIFWRVDGKLSYQLTEQLSVSAVAGHDRFASDNDDFDTERSEVGVLVGFKR from the coding sequence ATGCTTGACTGGAACCGCCGATTACGAAGTTTCGCTTGGACCAGTTGGTTGGGCCTGATCGCTTTCAGTTCCATCACCTCGGCAGACGAATTCGCAGGCGTTTCCCCCCCAACCAGTTCGACGAGTCCCGATCTGGAGACCGCTTCTGGCCCCAGTCCTGCTCAACAGCGAATGCTGGTCATGCTCCAGCAAAAGGTCGCCCAGAATCCGGAGCACTCTGATTCGTGGCGAACGTTGGGGCGACTGCAACGAAGACTCGGTGACCCAGACGCTGCCATCGCGTCGAATCGGAAGGCACTGGATCTCGATCCGTTCAATGCCGCCGCTCATTTTGATTTGGGGCAACTACTCAACGACCAAGCGCGTCCAGATGCGGCCCGTTTTCATCTGCAGGAGGTGCTGAACATCGCTCCTTCGAGCAACTACGCCGACCAAGTCCGTGCACTGGGTATCGAGGCCCCAGCCCCCGCGATCGCACAACTCATCGCACCCACCACGAGCCCGGACTTCGCCGACCAACCATCGGCGAAGACCGGGATGACTTCCGAACCCTTCGAACTGGCGCACCCAAACGATCTTCCCGCGCCGCCCAATCTTGCGGGTGCGCCAACTCAAACAGTCGGCTACGAAATCCAAACCTTCGATGGTTCCGATGACCTCGAGAACCGCTTGCGACAACTCGAAAGCGAAGCGGTAAATCCGACCAGTCCGTTCCGAATTTTTTTGGAAACGGGACTGCTCTACAACACCAACGTCACGCTCACGCCGATCAGCCGTGAACTCGCACAAGACGAGCAAGCCAGCTTTCAGTGGTTCGCCAGTCCCGACCTGGACTGGAAACTGATCCGCCGCGAAAGCTCTCGTGCAGGGGTTTTGTTTCGCGGGTATTTCACCGCCAACGAAAGCCAATTTCAGGAATTCAACCTGGCTAGTTTCCAACCCGGTGCGTTTGCGGAAAGAGACTTTTTATTCGGCGGGAACGAAGTGATTGGGCGAATGGAGTACGTGTTCTCCAATGACTTCTTTGATGGGAATCAAGTGGGCGATCGGCATGCAGGAACAGCGTCGGTCACCGTGATCCGACCTGACTTGAACGCTTGGTATGGGTACACCACGGTCGCGCAATCCAACTTTGAAGACGACGGTGCCGTCCCAGCACAAACCTCACTTGACGGAACAACGCTGACGTTCGGTGCCAGCCACTTCAAACGAACGCGTTGGGAAGCCCTGCCAATGGTCGCCTTGGGAACCGACCTGGAATACGCCAACACCAAAGGCGACGATTATCGATATCTCTCCATCAACCTGCATGGTTCAACGGACTGGCAAATCAGCGACCGCTGGAAGTTCACGCCGACCTGGGGTGTGGGCTATCGCAACTACCCCGACTTCACCGACCCGATTGGTCGCGATGAAATTTTTTGGCGAGTCGATGGGAAGCTGAGCTATCAGCTCACTGAACAGCTTTCCGTCTCCGCCGTCGCCGGGCACGATCGATTTGCTTCGGACAACGACGACTTCGATACCGAGCGTTCGGAAGTGGGCGTGCTGGTCGGATTCAAACGCTGA